A region of the Thermithiobacillus plumbiphilus genome:
ATTGCATCAGCCCAGCCTTCCACCTCATCCAGGGCTTCGTCCGGATCAAGCGTGTCCTCCACGTCGGCTTGCTGATTGCCACAGCGGAAGGTGGCGACTTCAATGATCTCCTGCTGGAAATAGACATGCACCAGAATGAAGCGCCGGCCGATCAGGCGGGCATTGCGGAAGATGCGCCGGACCTCCTCAGGACGGGCGTCGGTGACGACATCAAAATCCTTGGGCTCCCGGCCGAGCAGCAGGTCACGCACGCCCCCGCCCACGAGATAGGCCTGGAACCCGGCGTCCTTCAAGCCATACAGAACCCGGAGTGCGGCCTGGCTGATCTGTTTGCGTGACAGCTCATGCGCAGACCGGGGTACGAGATAGGGCTGCTCCACAGAAACCTGTATTTCAGGAGTCTGAGCGTCAGGCGCGGGAGCAGGGATAATGCCACTATTGATGAATTCTTTTAAGGAAACCAATCCTTTTAACCTTGACCTGCACTCAATGAAGTCAGGAAAGTGGCCCGCGACCCGGCCACAACGGCAATACATGGATTACCGGGACAGTTTACACCATAAAGAGGTTCAGATGGGAAGCGGGAGGCGACATGCCGACTGATCGGGCATTCGCTGGAGCAGGAGATGGGCTTGCCACGCGAGGAAAACGGCATATAATGGGTGATTCAACGCTCCCATCGTCTAGCGGTCCAGGACACCGGCCTCTCACGTCGGTAACAGGGGTTCGAACCCCCTTGGGAGCGCCACTTCCCCAGCACTATCCGGACACAGCGCCAATTCAGCGATGCATCCGCGCCTGCATGTGCAGTTTTTGCGGGCGGGTCAGCCTCCCAACGGACGAGACTTTCACCTGCCGCAGCCGTGTTCTGGAAACAGCGGATCCGGAAAACCCCAGCGCAGGATCCAGGCTGAACAATCCGCCCTGTAGGTAGCTTGCCATTAGCTGAGCCCAGGGCCCTGCATGGCCCGCGCCAGACCTGGCGTTACCGATCTCGGGCCGCACCTCCATTGAAAGGTCCTGGGCATCCCTGCCGAAGCGATCATACTCCCTGTCATCGAGTGCGGCCGCACCAAGAGCCCTGGGCGCCTTTTTCTCAGGGACCTGGACGGCAGGATCAGCATCTTTTGACTCACGATTGATGTGTTCACCCAGCGGGATCTCCAGGGGGCCGCCCTGAATCGAGACGCTAACCTTGTCGCCGGTGAAAACCGCTGTCATTTTCCCCTCGATGTTCATCTGGTTTTCCATGAACAGCAGCGGTTGCGGTACGTTGCCGGGCTCATCAGTCATGGCCGATGTGGCCATCGGACTGCCAAGCGCCAGGGCCAGCAGGCATGATCGCAGTACTGGTATGAAAACTTTCATCAGCAATTCGCCCACATGTCTCCCATAGGGAGATCGTCAATTCGGGAAAGGCCGGATCTCGGAGCAGAGATCCAGCATCCCTCAGGGTCATTCAACAACTCCAAGAATAGTCACTGACCAGCCATCATGCAATGGCGATTATTTACAACATTGACCAGCAATCTGTTGGCAGATTCCAACGCTTTTCCATTTCCTCTCGAATGCAGAAAGTTCAACTGAAGTTCCGGACATTTACAGATCAGGAGCAGCAACATTTGTCGGACCAAAGTCCTATCTGACTTTCGTCAGGAACAGTGGTCGAGCGCGCCAGCAGGATTGGGGCGGATATCGCAACTCGATGGCGGGACGGGCCGCTCGGCCCTTGCAGCGCCACGACCGGGGCGATAGGCTTTCGTGTGGTCGAGACATTCGCGACGAACTCTTTATATTTACTGGAGGCTTCATGGGCATGATTGCCGAATTCAGGCAATTTGCCATCAAGGGCAATGTGGTTGACCTCGCCATCGGCATCATCATTGGCGCCGCTTTCGGCAAGATCGTCAACTCCCTGGTAGCGGACATCATCATGCCTCCCATCGGGCTTTTGCTCGGACGGGTGGATTTCAGCGAGCTTTACGTCAATCTCTCCGCCAGGTCCTACCCTTCCCTGGCCGCCGCCAAGGCCGCGGGCGCTCCGACCATCAACTACGGCGTGTTTCTCAATCAGGTCGTCAGCTTCCTGATCGTCGCGTTTGCCGTTTTCCTGCTGGTACGGGTGATCAATCACCTGCGCCGCCTGGAAGTCGAGCGCCCCAGCACACCGCCCGCGCCCACGCGCGAAGAAGCTCTGCTGACCGAAATTCGCGACCTCCTGCGCGAGCGCAAGTAGGATTTCGATTCTTCCCTTTTAAACCGGGTTGCAGGCCACGATTCTCTTTACCAGGGTCACCATCCTTGCCAGCCTGGCTCCTGGAAAAGGAATGCTGCCGGTCCTTCGCCAGCTCCCCTTTCCTTCTTCCCAACCTTTGTCTTAGGGCGAAAGACATATTTCT
Encoded here:
- the mscL gene encoding large-conductance mechanosensitive channel protein MscL, producing the protein MGMIAEFRQFAIKGNVVDLAIGIIIGAAFGKIVNSLVADIIMPPIGLLLGRVDFSELYVNLSARSYPSLAAAKAAGAPTINYGVFLNQVVSFLIVAFAVFLLVRVINHLRRLEVERPSTPPAPTREEALLTEIRDLLRERK